A genome region from Nicotiana tabacum cultivar K326 chromosome 13, ASM71507v2, whole genome shotgun sequence includes the following:
- the LOC107763200 gene encoding uncharacterized protein LOC107763200, which produces MFNDDEPLAFKKMHEFSTVDGFVEITESLADMIKFIANEPAVGLFYIQQHTQKAAPNLVNLKNNIEEKSREMILHTEDLEDSIIVIGSMKECGLPIANEMIKDLKHTLAVISKKQPKKGLISGSRSSFPVGITTSWSPAAWGRNTGPEDDDERAAGYLSTVFRSAKQKASNFKWPQLESGESRPAKSEPSLSDKDEPSVMHSNDTLLAAGVSSSSSLGRANSEDLRLSSQTADETQQEQVNKSMSHDQLLSLSENFEEFKADKEAKLEEWLGE; this is translated from the exons ATGTTCAA TGATGATGAACCGTTGGCCTTCAAAAAAATGCATGAATTTTCCACAGTGGACGGCTTTGTAGAGATAACTGAATCCTTGGCGGACATGATAAAGTTCATTGCAAATGAGCCTGCTGTGGGGCTTTTCTACATTCAACAACATACCCAGAAAGCAGCACCCAACCTTGTAAATCTCAAAAACAATATTGAGGAGAAATCCCGCGAAATGATTCTGCACACAGAAGACTTAGAGGATTCCATCATTGTGATTGGGTCAATGAAAGAGTGTGGCCTTCCGATTGCTAACGAGATGATTAAAGATCTCAAACATACTCTAGCTGTCATTTCAAAGAAGCAACCAAAAAAAGGATTAATTAGCGGATCCCGTTCAAGTTTCCCAGTGGGTATAACTACCTCTTGGAGTCCTGCTGCTTGGGGTCGCAATACAGGTCCAGAAGACGACGATGAGAGAGCTGCCGGTTATCTTTCAACTGTTTTCAGGTCAGCAAAACAGAAGGCTAGTAATTTCAAGTGGCCTCAGTTAGAGTCTGGAGAATCTCGACCAGCAAAGAGCGAACCATCTTTGTCGGACAAGGATGAGCCATCTGTAATGCATTCAAATGACACGCTATTAGCTGCAGGTGTGAGCTCCTCTTCCTCACTTGGACGGGCGAATAGTGAAGACTTAAGATTGTCAAGTCAAACTGCTGATGAGACACAACAGGAACAGGTAAACAAAAGCATGTCTCATGATCAACTGCTGTCTTTATCCGAAAACTTTGAAGAATTTAAAGCTGATAAAGAGGCGAAATTAGAAGAGTGGTTGGGAGAATAA
- the LOC107763204 gene encoding U11/U12 small nuclear ribonucleoprotein 31 kDa protein-like, with protein sequence MSRKKKYSDEEEDDTFYYRYSSAPSPAPSSSTTSKSSSTSRGSGSGGLAPSKSTVYVSNLDYTLTNSDLHTIFSSFGKVAKVTVVKDRVTRKSRGVAFILFVSREDATKAVKGIDKKVLNGRTLTASIAADNGRAAEFIRKKIYKDKSRCYECGEEGHLSYECHKNVFGPRERPEPSKKGRRGGGGGGGGGGGGGGGGEWEEEEEGEEEGGEGFDDENWASVVDRGAEERLLKGDDNEEFKKEKRREKKRKGYFSDESDEDD encoded by the coding sequence ATGTCAAGGAAGAAAAAGTACAGcgacgaagaagaagacgacacCTTCTATTACCGCTACTCCTCCGCACCTTCACCGGCGCCGTCGTCCTCCACCACATCGAAATCTTCTTCCACTTCGCGCGGCAGCGGAAGCGGCGGACTAGCTCCATCAAAATCAACAGTGTACGTGAGTAATCTCGATTATACCCTCACAAACTCCGACCTCCACACAATCTTCTCCTCTTTCGGAAAGGTCGCAAAAGTAACCGTCGTTAAAGACCGGGTGACCCGAAAGAGCCGCGGAGTAGCATTCATCCTCTTCGTTTCAAGAGAAGACGCAACTAAAGCCGTAAAAGGAATTGACAAAAAGGTTCTCAACGGCCGAACCCTAACGGCGTCAATTGCCGCGGATAACGGCCGTGCAGCGGAGTTTATAAGGAAGAAGATTTATAAGGATAAGAgtaggtgttatgagtgtggagaagAAGGCCATTTATCGTATGAGTGTCATAAGAATGTGTTTGGACCAAGGGAAAGGCCCGAGCCGTCGAAGAAAGGGCGGaggggtggtggtggtggtggtggtggtggtggtggtggtggtggaggtggggagtgggaggaggaggaggagggggaggaggaAGGTGGAGAGGGTTTTGATGATGAGAATTGGGCTTCTGTGGTGGATAGAGGAGCAGAAGAGAGGTTATTGAAGGGAGATGataatgaagaatttaagaaggaGAAAAGGAGGGAGAAAAAGAGGAAAGGTTATTTTAGTGATGAAAGTGATGAGGATGATTGA